Proteins encoded together in one Halalkaliarchaeum sp. AArc-CO window:
- a CDS encoding 50S ribosomal protein L18: MATGPRYKVPMRRRREVRTDYHQRLRLLKSGKPRLVARVSNRHVRAQLITPGPEGDETHAAASSEELSAYGWEAPTGNHPSAYLTGYLAGARAVAAGLEEAVLDIGLNTATPGNKAFAVQEGAIDAGLEIPHNDSVLADWSRNRGEHIADYAEQLDDPLYSGAFDATELPEHFDEVLARIQEDYE, encoded by the coding sequence ATGGCAACAGGACCACGGTATAAGGTACCGATGCGGCGTCGCCGCGAGGTCCGGACCGATTACCACCAGAGGTTGCGCCTGCTGAAATCCGGCAAACCTCGCCTGGTCGCCCGGGTGAGCAACCGACACGTCAGGGCGCAGCTGATCACTCCCGGACCCGAGGGCGACGAGACCCACGCCGCGGCGTCCAGCGAGGAACTCTCCGCGTACGGCTGGGAAGCCCCGACGGGCAATCATCCCAGCGCGTATCTCACGGGATATCTCGCCGGCGCCCGAGCGGTGGCGGCGGGGCTCGAGGAGGCCGTCCTCGACATCGGGCTCAACACGGCGACGCCCGGAAACAAGGCGTTTGCAGTACAGGAAGGTGCAATCGACGCGGGGCTCGAGATCCCCCACAACGACAGCGTGCTTGCCGACTGGTCGCGCAACCGCGGCGAACACATCGCCGACTACGCCGAGCAGCTCGACGACCCGCTGTATTCGGGGGCGTTCGACGCCACTGAACTACCCGAGCACTTCGATGAGGTGCTCGCAC
- a CDS encoding 50S ribosomal protein L19e translates to MTDLGAQKRLAADVLDVGESRVWFDPEAQGEIADAITREDIRDLVEDGTIRAKDAKTNSRGRARERDAKRSYGHRRGAGSRKGKAGARKDSKEDWISRIRAQRRRLKELRDDGPLDRSQYRELYDKASGGEFEDIARLEAFIENNYDIEVTD, encoded by the coding sequence ATGACTGATCTCGGCGCACAGAAGCGACTCGCAGCGGACGTCCTCGACGTCGGCGAGAGCCGCGTCTGGTTCGACCCGGAGGCACAGGGAGAGATTGCCGACGCGATCACTCGCGAGGACATCCGCGATCTCGTGGAAGACGGAACGATCCGCGCGAAAGACGCGAAGACGAACTCGCGCGGTCGGGCCCGAGAGCGGGACGCGAAGCGCTCGTACGGCCACCGCCGCGGTGCCGGCTCCCGGAAGGGGAAAGCCGGCGCCCGGAAGGATTCCAAGGAAGACTGGATCAGCCGGATCCGCGCACAGCGACGACGGCTGAAGGAGCTTCGAGACGACGGCCCCCTCGACCGGAGCCAGTACCGCGAACTGTACGACAAAGCAAGCGGTGGCGAGTTCGAGGACATCGCTCGGCTCGAAGCCTTCATCGAAAACAACTACGACATAGAGGTGACAGACTAA
- a CDS encoding 50S ribosomal protein L32e produces MSDYEELEDISGVGPSKAEALREAGYETIEDVKAASQGELSEIDGIGNALAARIKADVGGLEVEEETEAEVEEVEEPEEDEEPDEAVETELRPRGHADKTPELDADTARALAQKHREGKPQFNRQDYHKKKRVPTSWRRPRGDLSKQRRGIKGKGDTVEAGFRSPRAARGLHPSGFEEVRVFNTDDLEGVDSEREAVRIASSVGARKRERIEEVCEDREIRVLNPTYVEVEVEQ; encoded by the coding sequence ATGAGCGATTACGAAGAGCTCGAAGACATAAGCGGCGTCGGTCCCTCGAAAGCGGAGGCGCTTCGAGAGGCCGGCTACGAAACGATCGAAGACGTCAAGGCCGCCTCGCAGGGCGAGCTGTCGGAGATCGACGGCATCGGAAACGCGCTCGCCGCCCGAATCAAGGCCGACGTCGGCGGTCTCGAAGTCGAAGAAGAGACCGAGGCAGAGGTCGAAGAGGTCGAGGAGCCGGAGGAGGACGAAGAGCCCGACGAGGCGGTCGAAACCGAACTCCGCCCGCGGGGACACGCCGACAAGACGCCGGAGCTCGATGCCGACACTGCACGCGCGCTCGCACAGAAGCACCGCGAGGGCAAACCGCAGTTCAACCGCCAGGACTACCACAAGAAAAAGCGGGTGCCGACATCGTGGCGGCGTCCGCGCGGGGACCTCTCGAAGCAGCGCCGCGGGATCAAGGGCAAAGGCGACACCGTCGAGGCGGGCTTCCGCTCGCCGAGGGCCGCCCGAGGCCTGCATCCCTCCGGCTTCGAGGAGGTTCGCGTGTTCAACACCGACGACCTCGAGGGAGTCGATTCCGAGAGGGAGGCGGTACGGATCGCCTCCTCGGTCGGTGCGCGCAAGCGCGAGCGAATCGAGGAAGTGTGTGAGGACCGCGAGATCCGCGTCCTCAACCCGACGTACGTCGAAGTCGAGGTGGAACAATGA
- a CDS encoding 50S ribosomal protein L6, protein MNRVEIEIPDDVSASVDHLDLTIEGSNGSVTRRLWYPDVTVSVEGDTVVIESEETDAKTNATVGTFESHVENMIHGVTDGWEYRMEVFYAHFPMQVSVEGEEVVIENFLGEKAPRRTPIRGDTEVQIDGEEIVLSGPDKEAVGQTAADIEQLTKVKGKDTRVFQDGVYITEKPVKAGGA, encoded by the coding sequence ATGAACCGAGTAGAAATCGAGATCCCGGACGACGTGTCCGCGTCTGTCGATCATCTCGATCTCACGATCGAGGGGTCGAACGGATCGGTCACCCGTCGACTGTGGTATCCGGACGTAACCGTCTCCGTCGAAGGCGACACCGTCGTCATCGAATCGGAGGAAACCGACGCGAAGACGAACGCGACGGTCGGAACGTTCGAAAGCCACGTCGAGAACATGATCCACGGCGTGACCGATGGGTGGGAGTACAGGATGGAAGTCTTCTACGCCCACTTCCCGATGCAGGTCTCCGTGGAGGGCGAGGAGGTTGTCATCGAGAACTTCCTCGGCGAGAAGGCACCGCGCCGGACGCCGATCCGTGGCGACACGGAGGTCCAGATCGACGGCGAGGAAATCGTCCTCTCGGGTCCCGACAAGGAAGCGGTCGGACAGACCGCCGCGGACATCGAACAGCTCACGAAAGTGAAAGGCAAGGACACGCGCGTCTTCCAGGACGGCGTGTACATCACCGAGAAGCCGGTGAAGGCGGGTGGTGCATAG
- a CDS encoding 30S ribosomal protein S8, protein MVGNDPLANALSGLDNAERVGHLEYTVQPASNVIGSVLEVLYDRGYIDGFEFVDDGKAGRFEVELKGAINECGAVKPRYSAGADEFEKWEKRFLPARDYGALVVTTSHGVMSHYEARERGIGGQVIAYVY, encoded by the coding sequence ATGGTAGGCAACGATCCACTGGCGAATGCGCTTTCGGGGCTCGACAACGCCGAGCGCGTCGGCCACCTGGAGTACACGGTACAGCCCGCCTCGAACGTCATCGGCTCCGTGCTCGAGGTCCTCTACGACCGCGGGTACATCGACGGATTCGAGTTCGTCGACGACGGCAAGGCCGGACGGTTCGAGGTCGAACTGAAAGGAGCGATAAACGAATGTGGCGCCGTCAAACCCCGCTACTCTGCGGGCGCAGACGAGTTCGAAAAGTGGGAAAAGCGGTTCCTCCCCGCCCGCGATTACGGGGCGCTCGTCGTCACGACGAGCCACGGCGTCATGAGCCACTACGAGGCCCGCGAACGGGGCATCGGTGGCCAGGTGATCGCATACGTATACTAA
- a CDS encoding 30S ribosomal protein S14 has protein sequence MSESEPEPEESADAAGEHATRRTGQRHECRRCGRKQGLVGKYDINLCRQCFREVARDMGFKKYS, from the coding sequence ATGAGCGAAAGCGAACCCGAACCCGAGGAGTCCGCCGATGCCGCGGGGGAGCACGCGACCCGACGCACCGGCCAGCGACACGAGTGCCGGCGCTGCGGTCGAAAGCAGGGGTTGGTCGGCAAGTACGACATCAACCTCTGTCGCCAGTGCTTCCGCGAGGTCGCGCGAGACATGGGATTCAAGAAGTACAGCTAA
- a CDS encoding 50S ribosomal protein L5, giving the protein MSDAEADAEFHEMREPQIEKVVVHMGVGQGGEPLAHAEEIIEEITGRQSVRTTAKQTIGEFGVREGDPIGTKVTLRADAAREFLDTAFEFTELSRSQFDDTGNVSFGVEEHTAFPSQEYDPQIGIYGLDVTVTLVRPGYRIAKRDWETRSIPSSHQLTPEDAIAFLEQEFDVEVNE; this is encoded by the coding sequence ATGAGCGACGCCGAGGCGGACGCGGAGTTCCACGAGATGCGCGAGCCGCAGATCGAGAAGGTCGTCGTCCACATGGGCGTCGGCCAGGGCGGGGAACCGCTCGCTCACGCCGAGGAAATCATCGAGGAGATCACCGGCAGACAGAGCGTCCGAACCACCGCCAAACAGACCATCGGCGAGTTCGGCGTCCGCGAGGGCGATCCGATCGGCACGAAGGTCACGCTGCGTGCGGACGCGGCACGCGAATTCCTCGATACCGCCTTCGAGTTCACGGAGCTGTCCCGGTCGCAGTTCGACGACACCGGGAACGTGAGCTTCGGCGTCGAGGAACACACCGCGTTCCCGAGCCAGGAGTACGATCCCCAGATCGGAATATACGGACTCGACGTGACCGTCACGCTGGTCCGTCCGGGCTACCGGATCGCAAAGCGCGACTGGGAAACGCGGTCGATTCCGAGCTCCCACCAGCTGACGCCCGAGGACGCGATCGCGTTCCTCGAGCAGGAGTTCGACGTGGAGGTGAACGAATGA
- a CDS encoding 30S ribosomal protein S4e codes for MSNHQKRLSVPNSWPVERKTATFTVKAGAGPHGESGVPLLILLRDVLGYVDNEKEARYALRQGSVSVNGGTVSDVRRPVGIFDILAFDEREEYYRVFPDEGGRLTLVPIDADAAESRLGKVVRKGTVPGGDVQLTLHDGTNVRVDSDTEYSSKDSLVVDNETKDVVAHFPYEEGALAVVVDGQHAGEIGTVEEIEVTMGSGSNTVRLANGEDTFETVEEYVVVIDENFTDDEPDENAAVDDVEPDAEADEDGGDDE; via the coding sequence ATGAGCAACCACCAGAAACGACTGTCGGTACCGAACTCCTGGCCGGTCGAGCGGAAGACCGCGACGTTTACCGTCAAGGCCGGCGCCGGACCGCACGGGGAATCGGGGGTTCCACTCCTGATTTTGCTGCGGGACGTGCTCGGTTACGTCGACAACGAGAAAGAAGCACGGTACGCCCTTCGACAGGGCTCCGTCTCCGTCAACGGCGGAACGGTCTCGGACGTCCGGCGACCGGTCGGGATCTTCGACATCCTGGCGTTCGACGAGCGGGAGGAGTACTACCGCGTGTTCCCCGACGAAGGGGGCCGCCTGACGCTCGTTCCGATCGACGCCGACGCCGCGGAGAGCCGTCTGGGGAAGGTCGTCCGCAAGGGCACCGTTCCCGGCGGCGACGTGCAGCTCACGCTCCACGACGGCACGAACGTCCGCGTCGACTCCGACACGGAGTACTCGAGTAAGGATTCACTCGTCGTCGACAACGAGACCAAAGACGTCGTGGCCCACTTCCCGTACGAGGAGGGCGCGCTCGCGGTCGTCGTCGACGGGCAGCACGCCGGCGAGATCGGAACCGTCGAGGAGATCGAAGTGACGATGGGCTCCGGTTCGAACACAGTTCGCCTCGCAAACGGCGAGGATACCTTCGAGACCGTCGAGGAGTACGTCGTCGTGATCGACGAGAACTTCACGGACGACGAGCCCGACGAGAACGCAGCAGTGGACGACGTCGAGCCGGATGCAGAGGCGGACGAAGACGGAGGTGACGACGAATGA
- the rplX gene encoding 50S ribosomal protein L24 gives MTRQPRKQRNETENAPLHERHRQVRATLSEELREEYGKRNVRVNAGDTVEIMRGDFAGEEGEVVDVDLRDARITVEGITVEKVDGEEVPRPLPTSNVRVTALDLEDSRREARLREDNE, from the coding sequence ATGACGCGACAGCCACGCAAACAACGAAACGAAACGGAGAACGCGCCGCTTCACGAGCGGCACCGACAGGTCCGTGCAACCCTCTCGGAGGAACTCCGCGAGGAGTACGGCAAACGGAACGTCCGCGTCAACGCGGGCGACACCGTCGAGATCATGCGCGGCGACTTCGCCGGAGAAGAAGGGGAAGTAGTCGACGTCGACCTCAGGGACGCCCGAATCACCGTCGAGGGCATCACCGTCGAAAAGGTCGACGGCGAGGAGGTCCCCCGTCCGCTCCCGACGAGCAACGTCCGCGTGACCGCCCTGGACCTGGAAGACAGCCGCCGCGAGGCGCGTCTCCGGGAGGACAACGAATGA
- a CDS encoding 50S ribosomal protein L14, with the protein MEALKADVTQGLEKGSLITCADNTGARELKVLSVKGYSGRINRHPKAGIGDKVTVSVTKGTPEMRRQVLEAVVVRQRKPIRRPDGTRVKFEDNAAVIIDDLEEPRGTEIKGPIAREVAERFGSIASTATMIV; encoded by the coding sequence ATGGAGGCGCTGAAAGCCGACGTCACGCAGGGCCTCGAGAAGGGCTCGCTGATCACGTGTGCCGACAACACCGGGGCGCGCGAGCTGAAGGTGCTCAGCGTCAAGGGGTACTCCGGCCGTATCAACCGGCATCCCAAGGCCGGCATCGGCGACAAGGTGACCGTCTCGGTCACCAAAGGGACCCCGGAGATGCGCCGGCAGGTGCTGGAGGCGGTCGTCGTCCGCCAGCGCAAGCCGATCCGGCGCCCGGACGGCACCCGCGTCAAGTTCGAGGACAACGCGGCCGTGATCATCGACGATCTCGAAGAGCCACGCGGTACCGAGATCAAAGGCCCGATCGCCCGCGAGGTTGCCGAACGCTTCGGGAGCATCGCGAGCACCGCAACGATGATCGTATAA
- a CDS encoding 30S ribosomal protein S17 → MAIGLDVPTPPEPENPEEYDYEKCPFFGHLSVRGQTREGTVVSTDMEKTVIVEREYDVFVPKYDRYMKRRSRIPAHVPGVLEPLEVGDEVKIAETRPLSKTKSHVVVQVLGGDE, encoded by the coding sequence ATGGCGATAGGACTCGACGTACCAACCCCTCCGGAACCAGAGAATCCGGAGGAATACGACTACGAGAAGTGTCCGTTCTTCGGGCACCTCTCAGTCCGCGGCCAGACCCGGGAGGGGACGGTCGTCTCGACGGACATGGAAAAGACCGTCATCGTCGAGCGGGAATACGACGTGTTCGTACCGAAATACGATCGGTACATGAAACGTCGTTCGCGCATCCCGGCCCACGTGCCGGGCGTGCTCGAACCGCTCGAAGTCGGTGACGAAGTAAAGATCGCGGAGACGCGACCACTCTCGAAGACCAAATCGCACGTCGTCGTGCAGGTTCTCGGAGGTGACGAGTGA
- a CDS encoding ribonuclease P protein component 1, which yields MLTPETIAKHELSGLPVRVADATSPDVVGIQGRVVRETMRTLVVATDSGEKVVPKRGTTFEFALVADPTREPTDEAAGDRKAPGSASERGSDTAGLFPRQSGSSGSTRDPASSARSECEDVVYVTVDGERLLSRPAERTENAGVSTWR from the coding sequence ATGCTTACCCCCGAGACGATCGCGAAACACGAGCTTTCCGGCCTCCCGGTGCGGGTGGCCGACGCGACCAGTCCCGACGTCGTCGGGATCCAGGGACGGGTCGTCCGCGAGACGATGCGGACGCTCGTCGTCGCGACCGACTCGGGGGAGAAAGTCGTCCCCAAGCGGGGGACGACGTTCGAGTTCGCCCTCGTGGCGGACCCGACCCGTGAGCCCACAGATGAAGCCGCCGGGGACCGCAAGGCCCCGGGGTCCGCGTCCGAACGCGGATCGGATACTGCGGGGTTGTTCCCCCGTCAGTCCGGTTCGTCCGGATCCACGAGGGATCCGGCGAGCTCCGCCCGGAGCGAGTGCGAGGACGTGGTCTACGTTACGGTGGATGGGGAACGACTGCTCTCACGACCCGCCGAACGCACCGAAAACGCAGGTGTTTCGACATGGCGATAG
- the rpmC gene encoding 50S ribosomal protein L29 — MAILYPEEIRDMTPAEREVELEELETELLNMRAQQATGAQLENPGRLRELRRTIARIKTIQQEEGDHEEDQ, encoded by the coding sequence ATGGCGATCCTCTACCCCGAAGAGATCCGGGACATGACGCCAGCCGAGCGCGAGGTCGAGCTCGAAGAGCTCGAGACCGAGCTGCTCAACATGCGGGCCCAGCAAGCGACAGGCGCACAGCTGGAAAACCCGGGCCGACTCCGCGAACTCCGCCGGACGATTGCGCGGATCAAGACGATCCAGCAAGAGGAAGGCGACCACGAGGAGGACCAGTAA
- a CDS encoding 30S ribosomal protein S3 — translation MADEHQFIENGLQRSQIDEFFASELGRAGYGGMDVAKTPMGTQIVLKAEKPGMVIGKGGKNIRKITTELEERFDMDDPQIDVQEVDEPDLNARIVADRLANALERGWYFRKAGHTTIDRIMDAGALGAEIVLSGKVTGARSRVEKFNRGYIKHNGEPAQEVVDEGQSVAVMKLGTIGVTVKIIPPGAQLPDDFRLEEDAEAPEVEQTIEEEGVDALLEEEPEEVPDVADAETEPVGADEDVEIPDEEPEEVIDEEIVEEVVEETDAGTDAGDADAERPTAEDVEEDLEDLDEEIEQEAADLVAEMEDADDSNEEAPSTDDADEGTEE, via the coding sequence ATGGCAGACGAACACCAGTTCATCGAGAACGGACTGCAGCGCTCCCAGATCGACGAGTTCTTCGCCTCGGAGCTGGGCCGTGCTGGCTACGGCGGCATGGACGTCGCCAAGACGCCGATGGGCACCCAGATCGTGCTCAAGGCCGAAAAACCCGGCATGGTCATCGGCAAGGGCGGGAAGAACATCCGGAAGATCACGACCGAGCTCGAAGAGCGGTTCGACATGGACGACCCGCAGATCGACGTCCAGGAGGTCGACGAGCCGGACCTCAACGCCCGGATCGTCGCCGACCGCCTGGCGAACGCCCTCGAACGCGGCTGGTACTTCCGGAAGGCCGGTCACACGACGATCGACCGGATCATGGACGCCGGCGCGCTGGGCGCGGAGATCGTGCTCTCGGGCAAGGTCACGGGCGCACGATCGCGCGTGGAGAAGTTCAACCGTGGCTACATCAAGCACAACGGTGAACCCGCCCAGGAAGTCGTCGACGAGGGTCAGTCGGTCGCCGTGATGAAGCTCGGGACGATCGGCGTCACCGTGAAGATCATCCCGCCGGGCGCACAGTTGCCCGACGACTTCCGTCTCGAAGAGGACGCCGAGGCCCCCGAGGTCGAACAGACCATCGAAGAGGAGGGCGTCGATGCCCTGCTCGAGGAGGAACCCGAAGAGGTTCCCGACGTGGCCGACGCGGAGACCGAACCGGTCGGCGCCGACGAAGACGTCGAGATCCCCGACGAGGAGCCAGAAGAGGTCATCGACGAGGAGATCGTCGAGGAGGTCGTCGAGGAGACGGACGCCGGCACCGACGCCGGGGACGCCGACGCCGAGAGGCCGACCGCCGAGGACGTCGAGGAAGACCTCGAGGACCTCGACGAGGAGATCGAACAGGAGGCGGCCGACCTCGTCGCCGAGATGGAGGATGCAGACGACTCCAACGAGGAAGCGCCGTCGACCGACGATGCAGACGAGGGAACGGAGGAGTAA
- a CDS encoding 50S ribosomal protein L22: MGINYSVEADPDTTAKAMLRDRPISLKHSKAIAREIKGKTVAEAEEYLHAVIDEEQPVPFRQHNSGVGHRSNIDGWDAGRYPEKASKDFLKLLENAKNNATEQGFDGEEMEIMHVAPHKVGERPGRKPRAMGRASPWNTTLCDVELILEEPDTEEEA, translated from the coding sequence ATGGGAATCAACTACAGCGTCGAGGCCGACCCCGACACGACCGCGAAAGCGATGCTCAGGGACCGGCCCATCAGCCTGAAGCACAGCAAGGCCATCGCCCGCGAGATCAAGGGCAAGACGGTCGCCGAGGCGGAGGAGTACCTCCATGCGGTGATCGACGAGGAACAGCCCGTTCCGTTCCGTCAGCACAATTCCGGTGTCGGACACCGGTCGAACATCGACGGATGGGACGCCGGCCGCTATCCGGAGAAGGCCTCGAAGGACTTCCTCAAACTGCTCGAGAACGCGAAGAACAACGCCACCGAGCAGGGGTTCGACGGCGAGGAGATGGAGATCATGCACGTCGCGCCGCACAAGGTCGGGGAGCGCCCCGGCCGAAAGCCCCGGGCGATGGGGCGCGCGTCGCCGTGGAACACCACGCTCTGTGACGTCGAACTGATCCTCGAGGAACCCGACACGGAGGAGGAGGCCTGA
- a CDS encoding 30S ribosomal protein S19, whose amino-acid sequence MSSDYRTGREGEFTYRGHTLDELQEMSVEEVAELLPARQRRTITRGLGTEHRKLLEKARRRDAEETASEPIRTHLRDMPVLPEFVGKTFAVYNGQSFERVEVEPEMIGHYLGEFQLTRTSVEHGQAGIGATRSSKFVPLK is encoded by the coding sequence ATGAGCTCCGATTACCGAACCGGCCGCGAAGGTGAGTTCACCTACCGCGGTCACACGCTCGACGAGTTGCAGGAGATGAGCGTCGAGGAGGTCGCGGAACTGCTTCCCGCACGCCAGCGGCGAACTATCACCCGAGGACTGGGGACCGAGCACCGGAAGCTGCTCGAGAAAGCGCGTCGACGCGACGCAGAGGAGACGGCGAGCGAGCCGATCCGAACTCATCTGCGCGACATGCCCGTACTGCCGGAGTTCGTCGGCAAGACGTTCGCCGTCTACAACGGGCAGTCGTTCGAGCGCGTCGAGGTCGAGCCGGAGATGATCGGCCACTATCTCGGCGAGTTCCAGCTCACCCGGACGTCCGTCGAGCACGGACAGGCCGGAATCGGTGCGACCCGATCCTCGAAGTTCGTGCCACTCAAATAA
- a CDS encoding 50S ribosomal protein L2, with protein MGRRIQGQRRGRGGPTFRAPSHRYKAELSHKTDEDDETVSGEIVGIEHDPARSAPLADVEFEDGDRRLVLAPEGVRVGETLQVGVSAEIKPGNTLPLSEIPEGVPVCNVESHPGDGGKFARASGVSAQLLTHDRDVAVVQLPSGEVKRLSPDCRATIGVVAGGGRTEKPFVKAGKKHHKLKSRGTKYPRVRGVAMNAVDHPFGGGGRQHPGRPKSVSRDAPPGRKVGDIASKRTGRGKNK; from the coding sequence ATGGGACGCAGAATCCAGGGACAACGACGCGGTCGTGGCGGTCCCACGTTCCGGGCGCCGTCGCACCGTTACAAGGCGGAGCTTTCACACAAGACCGACGAGGACGACGAGACCGTCTCCGGGGAGATCGTGGGCATCGAACACGATCCCGCCCGGAGCGCACCCCTCGCGGACGTGGAGTTCGAGGACGGCGACCGCCGCCTCGTGCTCGCACCCGAGGGCGTTCGCGTGGGCGAGACGTTACAGGTAGGCGTGAGCGCCGAGATAAAACCCGGCAACACGCTCCCACTGTCGGAGATCCCGGAAGGGGTCCCCGTCTGCAACGTCGAGAGCCACCCCGGCGACGGCGGCAAGTTCGCTCGGGCGTCGGGCGTCTCGGCGCAGCTTCTGACCCACGACCGCGACGTCGCTGTCGTCCAGTTGCCAAGCGGCGAGGTCAAGCGGCTCAGCCCCGACTGCCGCGCCACGATCGGCGTGGTCGCCGGGGGCGGCCGGACCGAAAAGCCGTTCGTAAAGGCCGGAAAGAAGCACCACAAGCTCAAATCGCGCGGGACGAAGTACCCGCGCGTTCGCGGGGTCGCGATGAACGCCGTCGACCACCCGTTCGGTGGCGGCGGCCGACAGCACCCCGGCCGACCGAAGTCGGTCTCGCGGGACGCCCCGCCGGGACGGAAGGTCGGCGACATCGCATCGAAGCGAACCGGACGAGGGAAGAACAAATGA
- a CDS encoding 50S ribosomal protein L23, producing MTQVIKHPLVTEKAMNEMDFENKLQFVVDIDAAKPEIRDAIEAQFEVRIVDVNTQITPQGRKKATVTLSEDDDATEIASRIGVF from the coding sequence ATGACGCAGGTAATCAAACACCCGCTGGTCACCGAGAAGGCGATGAACGAGATGGACTTCGAGAACAAGCTCCAGTTCGTCGTCGACATCGACGCTGCGAAGCCGGAGATCCGCGACGCCATCGAGGCACAGTTCGAGGTTCGCATCGTCGACGTGAACACGCAGATAACACCGCAAGGCCGGAAGAAGGCGACGGTCACGCTGTCGGAGGACGACGACGCGACCGAGATCGCCTCCCGGATCGGGGTGTTCTGA
- the rpl4p gene encoding 50S ribosomal protein L4, which produces MEATVRDLDGDDAGTIELPDVFETPHRPDLIRRAVVAAQANRKQAYGADDLAGMRTPAESPGSGRGMAHVPRSNGRGRRVPNTVGGRRAHPPKAEKDQGKGINAKERKLANRSALAATADPELVRERGHEFGDDVELPLVVTDEFEELVKTQEVVDVLEALGVHADIARADDGKRVRAGRGKTRGRKTTRPSSILFVTSEEPSRAARNLAGADVATAREVSAEDLAPGTHPGRLTIYTESALEEVAQR; this is translated from the coding sequence ATGGAAGCAACAGTACGAGACCTGGACGGCGACGACGCGGGCACGATCGAACTGCCCGACGTCTTCGAGACGCCGCACCGGCCGGACCTCATCCGGCGGGCCGTCGTCGCCGCGCAGGCGAACCGGAAACAGGCCTACGGCGCCGACGACCTCGCCGGGATGCGAACCCCGGCGGAGTCGCCCGGCTCCGGCCGCGGGATGGCGCACGTCCCCCGATCGAACGGGCGCGGACGGCGCGTTCCGAACACGGTCGGCGGTCGCAGGGCGCACCCGCCGAAGGCCGAGAAGGATCAGGGCAAAGGAATCAACGCGAAGGAGCGCAAGCTTGCCAACCGCTCGGCGCTCGCCGCAACGGCGGATCCCGAACTCGTTCGCGAGCGCGGCCACGAGTTCGGCGACGACGTCGAACTCCCGCTGGTCGTCACGGACGAGTTCGAGGAACTCGTGAAGACGCAGGAGGTCGTCGACGTGCTGGAGGCGCTCGGCGTCCACGCCGACATCGCTCGCGCCGACGACGGCAAGCGCGTCCGTGCCGGTCGGGGCAAGACCCGCGGCCGCAAGACGACGCGCCCGTCGTCGATCCTGTTCGTCACCAGCGAGGAGCCGTCGCGTGCAGCCCGGAACCTCGCGGGTGCCGACGTCGCGACCGCCCGGGAAGTGAGCGCGGAGGATCTCGCGCCCGGTACTCATCCCGGACGCCTGACGATCTACACCGAAAGCGCACTCGAAGAGGTGGCTCAGCGATGA